DNA from Cottoperca gobio chromosome 4, fCotGob3.1, whole genome shotgun sequence:
ACCTAACAGTATAGGTTTCTGCTCTTACTTCAGTTAAATGTTGAAGGCAGTCACTTgaatatgtaacattactgtTACTTATGTAAAAAATCTTAATAAGAGCTGAATTGATTTGTAGGATATCAACAGAAAATTAACCAGCAACTGTTTTCATTTAAGTCATCAATCAAGCCTAAATGATATATGCTTCTTAAATGTGACTAGTAGGCTATTGGTCATGTATGATAGTAGACATAATATATTTTGGTTAGGACTGTGGTGggacaaaacaaactgtttgaATAAGTCAACTTGGGCTTTGAAAAATTCTAATAATAATCAGTTGTGTAATGATTAGATGCAGCCATAATCTGACTACTTGTGCCATTGTTGCAATCAACTTTGTATGTTCAAATTCAAACTGATGCAAGTTTAGAGAGGAAAAGGTCATGACACTTTTTATGTTAGATGAATAGCTACTGAGGTTTTACATAAAACAACAGCTGTTATTATTAAACTCGGTTTTAAGAGAACATGAGTTTAACAGCGCCTTATATGTAGAAATGTATTGCATCTGGTCCATGCTCTCATGGTGGCTCCACTTGTCCTGTGCTGAGATTCAGgtgctgccacctgctgtatCATTTCCCCACAATGTTTACTAAGTCAGAATGCGAGGTTAATATCTCTTCTCATGGACGCTGAGTATTACGTATTTCACACAATTACATGGTAAATACGTAAATTATTACGATTAAATAATTACCTGGAATTTCCTGCTTTTAATTTCTTCCGGAACTATTGTGACCGTTTTCCGACGGTCTCTTTTCTGCGTCGCACAAAACATTGCCAACACCGGTGTTGTGTCCGGCAGATCTGGAAAATGACTTGGGGCTCAGTTAGCTTGAGCTTTACTGACGTTTTATGGTCTTTTCTggctttatgtttttttgttgctttctgTACTCACAAAATCTCACCAAACCTGCCgagaaaatgtgaaacatgGCGTCTTTACTTGTTATTTCAGGATCTTATTCGGTacggaaaaacaaaacaacacctCAAACGAGACGACTGGCTGCGTGCATTTGACGTCCCAAAAAGGTAACTGTCATTTAGAAAACAACTCCACAAACTGTAATGAAATAGATTATAACTTataatacataacatataatgtatacattttttatatttttaacagaAGTTTTAGGGGTTACTTTAATTGATTACACCTggaaaaactcaaatgtgtACATGTTAATTTAGTTAAAAGCTATGTTTCAGGTGGTTCTGGCACTTCTATGCCATCTCTGTTGGCTGGAATGGCATTCTTCTGGGCTTCTACCTGAACTTCATATTTCGGCATCAGTCATACCCATCATGGCTAACTGGAATATTAGACATTGTGACAGGTGTACCAAGCACCGACAGTCAAggtgtgttcttcttcttttatatatatatatatatatatatatatatatatatatatatatatatatatatatatatatttatatttatatttattatatatataataataatatatataaataaagcttgtGATTTCCTGTTTGATTCACACTGGCATGGTATTCATATTGTCTTTAGTCCCACAGCTGTCTTCTCTGCTGGTGCAGCTGCTGCTCTTCGTCCACTCCCTCAGGAGGCTGCTGGAGTGcctgtttgtcagtgttttctctgaTGGAGCCATACATTTGGTGCAGTATGTGTTCGGTGTGTGCTATTACATCGTACTGGGGTTGACGGTGCTCTGCTCGGATCGTTTTGGAAAAGGTTAAACTGTAGTCTTTCTACGTTGGCTATTCACTTATTCTGCTATGTGGTAttttagtttattagtttatttaacagGGGCCATGCACAATACAAACGCTAAGCTAGAGTTAGCTATATCTTATTAAATCTGTGGGCCTTGAGCAGgaagatatttgtttttaaaacaataaagaacaATGCAAACATTAAAAGGTAAACAGTTTGCAAAATTTACAAACATTGCATCACATATAAAACAATGTCATACAAAGTGTATCCATTTACATGTTAGTTTCATACAAAGTTTCAGTTATCACATGTTTGTCTTGATCTATGTTTTTAAGTGTCCAAAAGCAGTTTTCCTAAGTTTTGCCACCAGACACCTCTGGCTGATGCCCTGGTGTCCCAATCATTGGCCCTGCAGAATGACACACATTGTTTAAGTGATGGTGGTGCAAGACCATAAATTAATTGATGGTCTTTTTTAACATCAggctgtaaaacaaagaaaactgtcaaaaggtcagaaaaatatacttttgaataatgcttttgatgtttgtgttgttcttaTTAGGGACTGGAACCCTCCTCTCTCAGCTAGACTGGTTTCATGTGGCTGGAAATGTACTTTTCATTGGAGCCTCAGTGGTGCAGCATCAGTCCATGGTCCTGCTGGCCAGGCTTCGCACTGGAAAGTCAGGTGAGCTTGTGCAACTGTTTGCTTAAAACCTGATTCTTGGTGTTTTGAGCCTTTTTAAGAGAAATTATGTATACAATACTGCTGACCATTTCCCAATGCAACATAATTATTAGATTATGTCAGTGATTTTGCTACTACAGACAACCTCTTGTTTCCATTCTTTTCAGATGGTATGCTACAGAAAAACGTTTGCAGAGACTTGAAGTgcttataataaaaataattacagtgTACATTGTCAATATAATGGGTTATTGTTCCTTTAAAACGGCACATTGATTTCAAAAGTGGAGGCTAAAGCTGCATTTTTTTTAgtttagtattttttattttagtttgggtTATAGAACagcctgaaaacacaacattgacatattatcacctttataaagttgttatggGGAACTGAAAACATTTGGTAATTACACATgcaacagacacagacaacTCAGCATTATCATCATTTGATGGTTGATTTGGTCTCCAACAATTCCTGAGAAATTCCTGCTCCACTAGGTTCACCAGCTTGTCACTAAATGCTTCTGTCTGCTCTTTGGGGTTTTTGAGCAGGTAGCATACAGTgtaaacagctgctgctgtaaataagGTTGTTTAGAGCAAGTTGTAGagcagaaaaccaaaacaattgcCTAAAAGAGGCTAGAAAGCTCTGTAAAGCTGAGGTTACTGTAAAGTTAGGGATGATTCTCCACAGGTTAACTTAATACAGATACATAATAACCATGTGCATAATAACATAAGTTACATGGGGACTgatgtattttctgtttgttgtctcTTGTGGTGTCTTTCAGGAACAGTGGAGACGCTGGCTCACAGAGTGCCAGAGGGAGGCTGGTTCGAGCTGGTGTCATGCCCACATTACTTTGCTGAGCTGCTGATCTACGTCTCGCTGAGCTTGGTTTTTGGAGGCTTGTCTCTTACCTGGTGGCTTGTTGTGCTATATGTGCTCTTCAATCAAGCACTGGCAGCACAACTTTGTCATGAACTTTATATGAGCAAATATGAGTCATACCCAAGGCATAGAAAAGCATTTATTCCTTTTGTGCTATGAGTGGGTCTCATTGGTGTCTTAGGTTTTGTGTTGCTGTGAAGTCTTAGAGAAATGTCAGAGATGTCTGAGGATCTGAAGGTGTGGGAGTAAAACTCACCTCACTCTCAGCATTGATTGACAAGGTGCTCCAGACCAAGTGAAGATGCTCAATAGCCAACAGGACAACAGTGAACAGTGTCCCACcagatgagagatgagatgtTTCTTAGAGACTGATGTGAAGAAATTAGATATGTCACAAATCACTTGTTCATCACAGGACCTTGTTTTTGTTATAATAAGATGCATTCATGCAATAATAATGACACATTTTCCCTATTACAACACACAATTGAATCTCGCTATAACTCTTATCTATAATAAGATAAATTATGTTGTTAAAATAAGGAcgcttta
Protein-coding regions in this window:
- the srd5a3 gene encoding polyprenal reductase codes for the protein MTWGSVSLSFTDVLWSFLALCFFVAFCTHKISPNLPRKCETWRLYLLFQDLIRYGKTKQHLKRDDWLRAFDVPKRWFWHFYAISVGWNGILLGFYLNFIFRHQSYPSWLTGILDIVTGVPSTDSQVPQLSSLLVQLLLFVHSLRRLLECLFVSVFSDGAIHLVQYVFGVCYYIVLGLTVLCSDRFGKGTGTLLSQLDWFHVAGNVLFIGASVVQHQSMVLLARLRTGKSGTVETLAHRVPEGGWFELVSCPHYFAELLIYVSLSLVFGGLSLTWWLVVLYVLFNQALAAQLCHELYMSKYESYPRHRKAFIPFVL